One genomic segment of Methanobrevibacter oralis includes these proteins:
- a CDS encoding cation-translocating P-type ATPase: MENTLKEYKTSLEGLNTLEIQKRQEKYGLNKLVEPKKQHPIVLFLSQFFDALIALLLIAAIAAFLINDIIDASVILIAVLLNTIIGFVQEYKSQKAVEMLKNLVTKTAIVKRNNEIKEINSCELTIGDIVLVSEGDKVSADLKIIEANDLTADESYLTGESDAILKEINDELYMDSNILSGNAIGVVKAIGMSTSIGQIAEIVSEKSDETPLQKKVGHVGKVISLIAILVCIFVFILELFRGVPLVETFMTAISLAVAAIPEGLPAVLTLTLALGMQKMAKSNAIVRKLLSVETLGSCTIICSDKTGTLTENKMTVTDYYFLNKDKTMLIGNLCNNANLNNGKIIGNPTDGAILKFIDDNSDIGEISYKRIDETPLNSNRKMMSTTHRLDGENIITLVKGAPEIIIGECKYIDNEGNIEILSPKINKMLCEKISEMTNKALRVIGFAYKINNEDLIFTGLMGLIDPPKSNTIKAIEECKNAGIQVKMITGDHSKTAEAIARDIGILTDGKVITGEKLDELSDEEYLAIVDDIQVYARVKPMQKMRIVETLKNKGNIVSMTGDGVNDAPALKKASIGVAMGSGTDVAKESADMVIKDDDFGTIVKAIKEGRKIYDNIKRFIKFQVSTNVGAIITIIGASLLSLPLPFNPVQLLCINILMDGPPAQTLSMEGAEKDIMHRNPENGDILNKNTLTKIFISGLVMAIGTIGIFAYKLTNSNIKTAMSVAFTLFVVYQLFNAYNCKANSHKSSKYLYAGIISSFILQLLIIYLPQLQTVFRTAPINIFDWVLIILTGFTIIISEKIVNKVI, encoded by the coding sequence ATGGAAAATACTTTAAAAGAATACAAAACCTCACTTGAAGGACTCAATACTCTAGAAATTCAAAAAAGACAAGAAAAATATGGTTTAAATAAACTAGTTGAACCAAAAAAACAACACCCAATTGTTCTATTTTTATCACAATTCTTTGATGCATTAATAGCCCTGCTTTTAATTGCAGCCATTGCTGCTTTTTTAATTAATGATATAATTGACGCATCAGTTATTTTAATTGCAGTTTTACTAAACACAATAATCGGATTTGTTCAAGAATATAAATCTCAAAAAGCTGTTGAAATGCTTAAAAATTTAGTTACAAAAACAGCTATTGTTAAGAGAAATAATGAAATTAAAGAAATTAATTCTTGTGAGCTTACAATTGGTGATATTGTACTTGTTAGTGAAGGAGATAAAGTATCTGCAGATTTAAAAATAATTGAAGCTAATGATTTGACTGCTGATGAATCCTATTTAACTGGAGAATCTGATGCTATTTTAAAAGAAATTAATGATGAACTATACATGGACTCTAATATTCTTTCAGGAAATGCAATAGGTGTTGTAAAAGCTATTGGAATGTCTACTTCAATTGGTCAAATTGCTGAGATTGTTTCTGAAAAATCTGATGAAACTCCTCTTCAAAAAAAAGTAGGTCATGTTGGAAAAGTTATATCACTAATAGCTATCCTTGTTTGTATATTTGTATTTATCTTAGAATTGTTTAGAGGAGTTCCACTTGTTGAAACTTTTATGACAGCTATTTCACTTGCCGTTGCAGCCATTCCTGAAGGGCTTCCTGCTGTATTAACATTAACTCTTGCACTTGGAATGCAAAAAATGGCCAAATCTAATGCAATCGTTAGAAAACTACTTTCCGTAGAAACATTAGGCTCCTGTACAATAATCTGTAGCGATAAAACAGGTACATTAACTGAAAATAAAATGACAGTTACTGACTATTATTTTTTAAATAAAGACAAAACCATGCTTATTGGTAATTTATGCAATAATGCTAATCTTAATAATGGAAAAATAATTGGAAATCCTACTGATGGAGCTATTCTTAAATTTATAGACGATAATTCAGACATTGGTGAAATTAGCTACAAACGAATTGACGAAACCCCACTTAATAGTAATCGTAAAATGATGAGTACTACTCATAGATTAGATGGTGAAAATATTATTACTTTAGTAAAAGGTGCTCCAGAAATAATTATAGGTGAATGTAAATACATAGATAATGAAGGAAATATTGAAATACTAAGTCCTAAAATTAATAAAATGCTATGTGAAAAAATTAGTGAAATGACAAATAAAGCATTAAGAGTCATAGGTTTTGCTTATAAAATTAATAATGAAGACTTAATTTTTACTGGATTAATGGGACTAATAGATCCCCCAAAATCAAACACTATAAAAGCAATTGAAGAATGTAAAAATGCAGGAATCCAAGTTAAAATGATTACTGGTGATCATTCAAAAACTGCTGAGGCAATTGCTCGAGACATTGGTATTTTAACTGATGGAAAAGTAATTACAGGAGAAAAGCTAGATGAATTAAGTGATGAGGAATATTTAGCTATTGTTGATGATATTCAAGTTTATGCAAGAGTTAAACCAATGCAAAAAATGAGAATTGTTGAAACATTAAAAAATAAAGGAAATATTGTTTCAATGACTGGAGATGGAGTAAATGATGCTCCTGCTCTTAAAAAAGCATCAATTGGAGTAGCTATGGGTAGTGGAACAGATGTGGCAAAAGAATCAGCAGATATGGTTATAAAAGACGATGATTTTGGAACTATTGTAAAAGCAATAAAAGAAGGAAGAAAAATCTATGATAATATTAAAAGATTTATTAAATTCCAAGTATCTACAAATGTTGGAGCCATTATAACAATTATTGGAGCATCATTATTATCACTACCTCTACCATTTAATCCCGTGCAATTGTTATGTATTAATATTTTGATGGATGGGCCTCCTGCACAAACATTGAGTATGGAAGGAGCTGAAAAAGACATTATGCATAGAAATCCTGAAAATGGAGACATCTTAAATAAAAATACTTTAACAAAAATTTTTATTTCAGGACTTGTAATGGCAATAGGCACAATAGGAATATTTGCATACAAATTAACAAATTCAAACATAAAAACGGCTATGAGTGTTGCATTTACATTATTTGTTGTATACCAACTATTTAATGCATATAATTGTAAAGCAAACTCACATAAATCAAGTAAATATTTGTATGCAGGAATTATAAGTTCATTTATACTTCAATTATTAATCATATATTTACCACAGCTACAAACAGTGTTTAGAACAGCACCAATTAATATTTTTGATTGGGTTTTAATAATTTTAACTGGATTTACAATAATAATTTCTGAAAAAATAGTAAATAAAGTGATATAA
- a CDS encoding 30S ribosomal protein S12, translated as MPGLFAAKKLKRNRQNFKWKDVDYKRKALRLDVKADPLEGAPQARGIVIEKVGIEAKQPNSAIRKCVRVQLIKNGKQLTAFAPGDGAIGFIDEHDEVMIEGIGGPSGRSMGDIPGVRWKVSKVNNVALSEMVSGKIEKPVR; from the coding sequence ATGCCAGGACTTTTTGCTGCAAAAAAACTTAAAAGAAATAGACAAAATTTTAAGTGGAAAGATGTAGATTACAAAAGAAAAGCTTTAAGATTAGATGTTAAAGCAGATCCTCTTGAAGGAGCTCCTCAAGCTAGAGGTATTGTAATCGAAAAAGTAGGGATAGAAGCAAAACAACCTAACTCTGCTATTCGTAAATGTGTACGTGTACAATTAATTAAAAATGGTAAACAATTAACTGCTTTCGCACCAGGTGATGGAGCTATTGGATTTATTGATGAGCACGATGAAGTTATGATTGAAGGAATCGGGGGACCATCTGGAAGATCTATGGGAGATATTCCAGGGGTTCGTTGGAAAGTATCAAAAGTAAACAATGTTGCTTTATCAGAAATGGTAAGTGGAAAAATTGAAAAACCTGTAAGATAA
- the cobK gene encoding precorrin-6A reductase, with translation MKKLNIFLLGGTKDSINIIQHIKNNYESYILTTTTTEYGSKLAIEGGSDDTIAKPLLKEDIINILKEKSFDVLIDATHPFASHITQTSVSVAKLLKIPYIRFERPTTTFENIDCSNIHYVNSFEDAGKLISEKFNQGNVLHFAGANTMEDVLKNVPLEKFYPRILKVEKSLKKCEDLGIKKDHIIPMNGAASKEENIKLINNLNASVMITKESGKIGGVTEKIQAANETSIAVIMIQRPKIKELNKKNIVSNLDELDKKIKSYF, from the coding sequence ATGAAAAAATTAAATATTTTCTTACTTGGAGGTACTAAAGATTCAATAAATATTATACAACATATTAAAAATAATTATGAATCTTACATTTTAACAACAACCACCACAGAATATGGTTCAAAATTAGCTATTGAAGGTGGAAGTGATGATACAATAGCTAAACCTCTTTTAAAAGAGGATATAATTAATATTTTAAAAGAAAAAAGTTTCGATGTTTTAATTGATGCAACCCACCCTTTTGCAAGCCATATAACTCAAACTAGTGTGAGTGTTGCAAAATTATTAAAAATACCTTATATTCGCTTTGAGAGACCCACTACAACTTTCGAAAATATTGATTGTTCTAATATCCATTATGTAAACTCGTTTGAAGATGCTGGGAAATTAATTTCAGAAAAATTCAATCAAGGAAATGTGTTGCATTTTGCGGGAGCTAACACGATGGAGGATGTGTTAAAAAATGTTCCTCTAGAAAAATTCTACCCAAGGATTCTAAAAGTAGAAAAATCACTTAAAAAATGTGAAGACTTAGGAATAAAGAAAGATCATATCATTCCAATGAATGGAGCTGCTAGTAAAGAAGAAAATATAAAACTAATCAATAATCTTAATGCATCTGTAATGATTACTAAAGAAAGTGGTAAAATTGGAGGAGTAACCGAAAAAATCCAAGCAGCTAATGAAACAAGCATAGCTGTAATAATGATACAAAGACCTAAAATAAAAGAATTAAATAAAAAAAATATTGTATCAAATCTAGATGAACTAGATAAAAAAATAAAAAGCTATTTTTAA
- a CDS encoding UPF0146 family protein yields MWQSFGEYLLDLIGNRKVKIAEIAVGKFDKIYKILEEKKNIDVIKTDIDPDNENIIKDDITNPNFDLYKEVCLIYSIRPPNELQPYLVNLANEINCQLIIKTLTNEDLNTGRFNMKLKNYKKASFYTLR; encoded by the coding sequence ATGTGGCAAAGTTTTGGAGAATATTTACTAGATTTAATTGGAAATAGGAAAGTTAAAATAGCAGAAATAGCCGTTGGAAAATTTGATAAAATTTACAAAATTTTAGAAGAAAAAAAGAATATTGATGTTATTAAAACAGATATTGACCCTGATAATGAAAATATAATTAAAGATGACATTACAAATCCTAATTTTGACTTATACAAAGAGGTATGTTTAATTTATTCAATTAGACCACCAAATGAACTTCAACCATATTTAGTAAATCTAGCTAATGAGATTAATTGTCAATTAATTATAAAGACATTGACCAATGAGGACTTAAATACCGGTAGATTCAATATGAAGTTAAAAAATTATAAAAAAGCAAGTTTTTACACGTTACGGTGA
- the rimI gene encoding ribosomal protein S18-alanine N-acetyltransferase: MKVRKFVLEDLKRVYEIENMSFNQSYEINIFKQLYEMGVGFLVAEKDNYVIGYIIFWIKNDREGHIISIAVDKNYRRLGVGSKLLSRAINVLSLLEIDKVMLEVNENNNSAVEFYKSFKFRIDRIVPNYYENQDGAIVMYLPTDW, encoded by the coding sequence ATGAAAGTTAGAAAATTTGTTCTAGAAGATTTAAAAAGGGTTTATGAAATAGAAAACATGTCTTTTAATCAATCTTATGAAATAAATATCTTTAAACAATTATATGAAATGGGGGTTGGATTTTTAGTAGCTGAAAAAGACAATTATGTAATAGGATATATAATTTTTTGGATAAAAAATGATAGGGAAGGTCATATTATATCCATAGCTGTTGATAAAAATTATAGACGTTTAGGAGTTGGTTCTAAATTATTATCAAGAGCGATTAATGTTCTTTCATTACTTGAAATTGATAAAGTAATGTTGGAAGTAAATGAAAATAATAATTCGGCAGTTGAATTTTATAAAAGTTTTAAGTTTAGGATAGATAGAATTGTCCCAAACTATTATGAAAATCAGGACGGAGCTATTGTAATGTATTTACCTACGGATTGGTAA
- a CDS encoding zinc ribbon domain-containing protein: MVIRRCPKCHTASDDIYGFCIKCGYEFPEINPAKVCIHCGYQNPDEADYCVKCGTPLILRNPTEVPKKIIINKEMLENAQYGEENKLNPIIIKKEVVDSAENYRQHKTSSFLILLGYIFSILGGIIGLIIAVYLVSRKDPTVKKHGFIQLGIFAFYIILISLLIITGVIPMEAITNYKQFIVGNVTNP, from the coding sequence ATGGTTATAAGAAGATGTCCGAAATGCCATACAGCAAGTGATGACATTTATGGTTTTTGTATAAAATGTGGATATGAATTTCCAGAAATTAATCCGGCTAAAGTATGTATCCATTGTGGATATCAAAATCCTGATGAAGCAGATTATTGTGTTAAATGTGGAACCCCATTGATTTTAAGAAATCCTACAGAAGTACCGAAAAAAATAATTATTAATAAAGAAATGCTTGAAAATGCCCAATATGGGGAAGAAAATAAATTAAATCCAATCATTATTAAAAAAGAAGTTGTTGATAGTGCTGAAAATTACAGACAACATAAAACAAGTTCATTTCTCATATTATTAGGTTATATTTTTTCAATTTTAGGTGGAATAATAGGTTTAATTATTGCAGTTTACTTAGTAAGTAGAAAAGATCCAACAGTAAAAAAACATGGATTTATCCAACTCGGAATCTTTGCATTTTACATAATTCTTATTAGCTTATTAATTATAACTGGAGTAATTCCAATGGAAGCAATAACTAATTATAAACAATTTATCGTTGGAAATGTTACCAATCCGTAG
- the tuf gene encoding translation elongation factor EF-1 subunit alpha translates to MAKEKEHINLAFIGHVDHGKSTLVGHLLLKAGAIAEQQLDDGENKFRFVMDKLGEERERGVTIDLAHQKFSTKKYDYTVVDCPGHRDFVKNMITGASQADAGVLVVAADDGVMPQTKEHVFLSRTLGINQLIIAINKIDLVNYDEAKFNELKDEVSALIKTVGFNPDQVPFIPVSAFEGDNIKESSSNTPWYKGKSLIDTLDELTAPEKPVTLPLRIPIQDVYSITGVGTVPVGRVETGVMKKGENVIFEPAGASGEVKSIEMHHEIFDLAEPGDNIGFNVRGVGKNDIRRGDVAGHTDNAPTVAKEFDAQVVVLQHPGVITVGYTPVFHCHTSQVACTFLELSKKLDPATGQVATENPDFLKTGDAAIVKLKPTKPMCLEKATEIPQMGRFAIRDMGQTVAAGLCIDVVPAK, encoded by the coding sequence ATGGCAAAAGAAAAAGAACATATCAATTTAGCATTTATTGGACACGTTGACCACGGAAAATCCACTTTAGTTGGACACTTATTATTAAAAGCTGGTGCAATCGCTGAACAACAATTAGATGACGGAGAAAACAAATTCAGATTTGTCATGGACAAATTAGGAGAAGAAAGGGAAAGGGGAGTAACTATCGATCTTGCTCACCAAAAATTCTCCACTAAAAAATACGACTACACTGTTGTAGATTGTCCTGGACACAGAGACTTCGTTAAAAATATGATTACTGGTGCTTCCCAAGCAGATGCTGGTGTATTAGTTGTTGCAGCTGATGATGGTGTAATGCCACAAACTAAAGAACACGTGTTCTTATCTAGAACTTTAGGTATTAATCAATTAATCATTGCAATTAACAAAATTGATTTAGTAAACTATGATGAAGCTAAATTCAATGAATTAAAGGATGAAGTTTCTGCATTAATTAAAACTGTAGGTTTCAACCCTGATCAAGTACCTTTCATCCCTGTTTCCGCATTTGAAGGAGACAACATTAAAGAAAGTAGTAGTAACACTCCATGGTACAAAGGAAAAAGTTTAATTGATACTTTAGATGAGTTAACTGCTCCTGAAAAACCTGTAACTTTACCTTTAAGAATTCCTATTCAAGATGTTTACTCCATTACTGGTGTAGGTACTGTACCTGTTGGAAGAGTAGAAACCGGTGTAATGAAAAAAGGTGAAAACGTTATCTTTGAACCTGCTGGAGCTTCCGGCGAAGTAAAATCTATCGAAATGCACCACGAAATATTTGATCTTGCTGAACCTGGTGATAACATTGGATTTAATGTAAGAGGTGTAGGTAAAAACGATATTAGAAGAGGAGATGTAGCTGGACATACTGATAACGCTCCTACTGTAGCTAAAGAATTTGATGCACAAGTAGTTGTATTACAACATCCTGGTGTAATCACTGTTGGATACACTCCTGTATTCCATTGTCACACTTCTCAAGTAGCATGTACTTTCTTAGAATTATCTAAAAAATTAGACCCAGCCACTGGTCAAGTTGCTACAGAAAACCCAGACTTCTTAAAAACTGGTGATGCTGCTATCGTAAAACTCAAACCTACTAAACCAATGTGTCTTGAAAAAGCAACTGAAATTCCGCAAATGGGTAGATTTGCTATTAGGGATATGGGTCAAACTGTTGCTGCTGGATTATGTATTGATGTAGTCCCTGCAAAATAA
- a CDS encoding 30S ribosomal protein S7, translating into MSKLFDKWNLDEVKVEDLGLVKYICLDETMVPHTSGRHVKRQFAKSKVSIVERLMNKIMRTHLNSGKKNKAYNIVKDALEIIHNKTKKNPVQVLVTAVENTAPREETTRIKYGGIGYQVAVDISPQRRVDLSLGFLTRGTLQSSFKNKKSVAQCLADELILASEEDSRSFALQKAEEKERVAKAAH; encoded by the coding sequence ATGAGTAAATTATTCGATAAATGGAATCTCGATGAAGTGAAAGTTGAGGACTTAGGTTTAGTCAAATATATTTGTTTAGATGAAACAATGGTTCCACACACTTCTGGTAGACATGTAAAAAGACAATTCGCAAAATCTAAAGTTTCTATTGTTGAAAGATTAATGAATAAAATTATGAGAACCCATCTTAACTCTGGTAAAAAAAATAAAGCTTATAATATTGTTAAAGATGCTTTAGAAATTATTCACAATAAAACTAAAAAGAATCCAGTTCAAGTTTTAGTAACTGCTGTTGAAAACACAGCACCTCGTGAAGAAACTACTCGTATTAAATATGGGGGTATTGGATACCAAGTTGCTGTAGATATTTCTCCACAAAGAAGAGTAGACCTTTCTTTAGGATTTTTAACTAGAGGAACTTTACAATCTTCATTTAAAAATAAAAAATCTGTTGCACAATGTTTAGCCGATGAATTAATTCTTGCTTCAGAAGAAGATTCAAGAAGTTTTGCTTTACAAAAAGCTGAAGAAAAAGAAAGAGTTGCTAAAGCAGCACACTAA
- a CDS encoding NusA-like transcription termination signal-binding factor, whose product MSIKLSANEIRYIALFENMTGAMVKDCIIDDEHGKVTFVVKNGDMGLAIGKGGNSVSKVQRAVDKSVEVIELSEDPIQFIKNILSPAKLQSVKLHQKTSGEKFATVTADNTNKRIAIGKKGINIERAKFLAKRQHDIDNIILK is encoded by the coding sequence GTGTCTATTAAATTGAGTGCAAATGAAATTAGATACATAGCTCTTTTTGAGAACATGACTGGAGCAATGGTTAAGGATTGTATTATCGATGATGAACATGGTAAGGTTACTTTTGTTGTTAAAAATGGGGATATGGGACTTGCTATAGGTAAAGGTGGAAACTCCGTATCAAAAGTTCAAAGAGCTGTAGATAAAAGTGTTGAAGTAATTGAATTATCTGAAGATCCAATTCAATTTATTAAAAATATTTTATCCCCTGCAAAGTTACAAAGTGTTAAACTACATCAAAAAACATCAGGCGAAAAATTTGCTACAGTCACAGCTGATAATACTAACAAACGTATTGCTATTGGTAAAAAAGGGATCAATATTGAGCGAGCTAAATTTTTAGCAAAAAGACAACATGATATTGATAATATTATTTTAAAATAG
- a CDS encoding 50S ribosomal protein L30e, which translates to MMDVDRNIRVAVDTGDVTLGSEKSIQSLKLGKGQLVVVANNAPKEIVEDVKYYSNLSEIPSLTFDGTSVDLGSVCGKPFTVATLIINDPGDSTILDDLR; encoded by the coding sequence ATGATGGACGTAGATAGGAATATCAGGGTAGCTGTTGATACTGGTGATGTTACATTAGGTTCTGAAAAATCAATTCAATCATTAAAATTAGGAAAAGGTCAACTTGTTGTAGTTGCTAATAATGCTCCTAAAGAAATTGTTGAAGACGTTAAATATTATTCCAATCTTTCAGAAATTCCATCTTTAACATTTGATGGAACTAGTGTAGATTTAGGTTCAGTTTGTGGTAAACCTTTCACTGTTGCTACATTAATTATTAACGATCCAGGAGATTCTACTATATTAGACGATTTGAGGTAG
- a CDS encoding elongation factor EF-2: protein MSRRDKMIAKIKELMYKPDQIRNIGICAHIDHGKTTLSDNLLAGAGMISEELAGDQRFLDFDEQEQARGITIDAANVSMVHDYKDQEYLINLIDTPGHVDFGGDVTRAMRAVDGAVVVVCAVEGIMPQTETVFRQALKENVKPVLFINKVDRLINELKLEPDELQKRFINIFMEANKLIKNMAPEDKKEEWMLDFTDGSVAFGSAYHNWAINVPTMQETGVNFKDIIDYCNADNQKELAQKVPLSDVLLGMVVEHLPSPKEAQVYRVPNIWDGDADSPAGECMINTSPDGPLAVMVTNVSVDKHAGEIATGRVYGGAIEKGTEIYLVGSHGKSRIQQVGVYFGPERVNTDKVPAGNIVYIAGAKGAIAGETLCSPEDKIKEFEGLEHISEPVVTVAVEAKNTKDLPKLIEVLRQVGKEDPTVKIDINEETGEHLVSGMGELHLEVMGVRIENKGVDITTSEPIVVYRETVSQLSPQVEGKSPNKHNRFYITVEPLEQSIYDAIQDGDLKEGRVKGKESANDFMEHGLEKEEARRVWSVHNRSLFLNMTRGIQYLDEVKELLLEGFEATLENGPLASEISMGLKFKLHDAKLHEDAVHRGPAQVLPAIRNAILGSMMLAKPSLLEPMQKVVINTPNDYMGACTREIQNRRGQIVNMGQDAGDMAIIESKVPVAEMFGFAGDIRSAAEGRCLWSTEISGFEPLPHEMQNQIVREIRQRKGLSPEPFGPEHYLG, encoded by the coding sequence TTGAGTAGACGAGACAAAATGATTGCAAAAATTAAAGAATTGATGTACAAACCAGATCAAATTAGGAATATTGGTATTTGTGCTCACATTGATCATGGTAAAACTACTTTATCTGATAACCTTTTAGCAGGTGCAGGAATGATTTCCGAAGAACTTGCTGGTGATCAAAGATTCTTAGATTTTGATGAACAAGAACAAGCACGTGGTATTACTATTGACGCTGCAAACGTATCTATGGTTCACGATTACAAAGATCAGGAATACTTAATTAACTTAATCGATACTCCAGGTCACGTTGACTTTGGAGGGGATGTAACTCGTGCAATGAGAGCTGTAGATGGTGCAGTGGTTGTTGTTTGTGCTGTAGAAGGTATTATGCCTCAAACTGAAACTGTATTCAGACAAGCTTTAAAAGAAAATGTAAAACCAGTATTATTTATTAACAAAGTTGATAGATTAATCAATGAGTTAAAATTGGAACCTGATGAATTACAAAAAAGATTCATTAATATTTTCATGGAAGCTAATAAATTAATCAAAAACATGGCTCCTGAAGATAAAAAAGAAGAATGGATGTTAGATTTCACTGATGGTAGTGTAGCTTTTGGTTCAGCATATCACAATTGGGCTATTAATGTCCCAACTATGCAAGAAACTGGTGTTAACTTTAAAGATATTATTGATTACTGTAATGCTGATAATCAAAAAGAATTAGCACAGAAAGTACCATTGTCTGATGTATTACTTGGTATGGTAGTAGAGCATTTACCTTCTCCTAAAGAAGCTCAAGTTTACAGAGTACCTAATATATGGGATGGAGATGCAGATTCTCCTGCTGGTGAATGTATGATTAACACTTCTCCTGATGGACCTTTAGCTGTAATGGTTACTAATGTATCAGTAGATAAACATGCTGGTGAAATTGCTACTGGTAGGGTATATGGAGGAGCTATTGAAAAGGGTACGGAAATATATCTCGTTGGATCTCATGGTAAATCTAGAATTCAACAAGTAGGTGTTTATTTTGGTCCTGAAAGAGTTAACACTGACAAAGTACCTGCAGGTAACATTGTATACATTGCTGGTGCAAAAGGTGCTATTGCTGGTGAAACATTATGTTCTCCTGAAGATAAAATTAAAGAATTTGAAGGATTAGAACACATATCTGAACCAGTTGTTACAGTAGCTGTTGAAGCTAAAAATACAAAAGATTTACCTAAATTAATTGAAGTATTAAGACAAGTAGGTAAAGAAGACCCTACTGTTAAAATCGATATTAACGAAGAAACTGGTGAACACTTAGTATCTGGTATGGGTGAACTTCACTTAGAGGTTATGGGAGTAAGAATCGAAAATAAAGGTGTAGACATTACTACTTCTGAACCTATTGTAGTATACAGGGAAACAGTATCACAATTATCTCCACAAGTTGAAGGTAAATCTCCAAACAAACATAACAGATTCTATATTACTGTTGAACCATTAGAACAAAGTATCTATGATGCTATTCAAGATGGTGACTTAAAAGAAGGTAGAGTTAAAGGTAAAGAATCAGCTAATGATTTCATGGAACATGGATTAGAAAAAGAAGAAGCTAGAAGAGTATGGTCTGTACATAACAGAAGCTTATTCCTTAACATGACCCGTGGTATCCAATACTTAGATGAAGTAAAAGAACTTTTACTTGAAGGATTTGAAGCAACTCTTGAAAATGGACCTTTAGCTAGTGAAATTTCAATGGGATTAAAATTCAAACTACATGATGCAAAACTTCACGAAGATGCAGTTCACAGAGGACCTGCACAAGTATTACCAGCAATTAGAAATGCAATTCTTGGATCTATGATGCTTGCAAAACCTTCATTACTTGAACCTATGCAAAAAGTAGTTATTAACACTCCTAATGATTATATGGGTGCATGTACTAGGGAAATTCAAAACAGAAGAGGTCAAATCGTAAATATGGGTCAAGATGCAGGGGACATGGCTATTATTGAGTCTAAAGTTCCTGTAGCTGAAATGTTTGGTTTCGCTGGAGATATTAGATCTGCAGCTGAAGGTAGATGTTTATGGTCTACTGAAATATCCGGTTTCGAACCACTTCCACATGAAATGCAAAACCAAATTGTCAGAGAAATTAGACAAAGAAAAGGTTTATCTCCAGAACCATTTGGTCCAGAGCATTATTTGGGATAA
- the rpsJ gene encoding 30S ribosomal protein S10, whose amino-acid sequence MNQARIKLTGTDPEKLAYVCDQLKKIAERTGVDLSGPIPLPTKKLVVPTRKSPDGEGKASWEKWELRIHKRLIGIGADERAMRQVMKVNVPDNVSIEIELKG is encoded by the coding sequence ATGAATCAAGCAAGGATTAAGCTTACGGGGACTGACCCAGAAAAATTAGCTTATGTATGTGATCAACTCAAAAAAATTGCTGAAAGAACTGGTGTTGATTTATCTGGTCCTATTCCATTACCTACTAAAAAATTAGTAGTACCTACAAGGAAATCACCAGATGGTGAAGGTAAAGCTTCTTGGGAAAAATGGGAACTTAGAATCCACAAACGTTTAATTGGTATTGGTGCTGACGAACGTGCAATGAGACAAGTGATGAAAGTCAACGTTCCTGATAATGTAAGTATTGAAATTGAACTTAAAGGATAG